AAAATACCACATAACCACAAATCAGTACACCCACACCAACCCATTGACGGAGTGTATAACGTTCGTGAAAAATAACTAACCCACCTAAGCCTAATAACAAAGTTGCTAATTGAATCAGCACTTCTGCATTTGCAGGAGATGTCAACGCTAAACCCTGCATAAAAAAGAAATAATTAGCCCCTAACATCAGTGTAGCGATCGCTAACAATTTCCAAGCAGCGGCAGGTAATTGTTTTAACTTTGGTAATTCACCACGTACCCCTAAATATACACTCAGTAGTACAAACGATACTAAAAAGCGAAACCAAATCACCGTATAGACATCAAGCGCTTGCAGGATCACCGCCAGCGCGATCGGTAAAATTCCCCACAAGAAAACAGTTAGAAGCGATAATGCCAGCCCTAAACGCCAGCGGCCAGAATTTTGATGTAATGACATTCAGTTATGGTAACAAAACTCCAATTGCTAGAGCAGAACTCACAATAGATGGTCATTTGTAGAGAAGAAACAACACCCACAAGACAGAAGCATTTTTATACATCTATATAGTATTTACTATTCAATTAACTTTTTTAATGTAATCTTTTTAGCTTGATAAAGTTAAAGCAATGTTAAGCGGTCAATATCAAGCTAATAGCTTACTATAAAATTTGGTTAAATCTACTTGATGTTTTTTACTAAAAAACATGGCAATTATACCTGTCATTATTGTTGGGCTTGTGATAACGAGTCTACTTACATACTTTCTACTGACTTTCAAGGGTAGATGGCGAAACAGGCAAAAAATTAAATCTCTGCAATCTAAACGGCTGAGATTTAGGTGGCAAAAAGCGATGATCATTGGAGCGATCGCCACAGTCGCCATCATTGCCGGAAACACTGTATCAGCACAGGTTACACCACCTTTAGTGTCCCTTAAAACAGTAACAGTTCCAGAACCTGACAACCTCACAGACTTCGTAAAAAACAAAGTCGCCGCTATTAAGTTAGGAAAAGCACTGTTTTGGGATATGCAAGTGGGGAGCGATGGTGTAACCGCCTGTGCAAGTTGTCACTTCCATGCTGGTGCTGACAATAGATCGAAAAATCAGATTTCCCCTGGATTATTACGAGTTAACGCCGATAAAACAGAAAACCCAGATACAGTTTTTGATGTTGGTGGCGCACCTAACTATCAACTCAAGCCAGAAGATTTTCCCGTCCAGACTAATGATATTGTGTCGTCCCAAGGTGTATTCAACAGCGAGTTTGTGAATGCTACGCCTGGTAATCCGGTAGATCAAGTTAACTTTTTGCCAGATCCAGTGTTTAACGTCAACGGTACAAATGTGCGCCGTGTTGAACCGCGTAACACACCAACCGTAATTGACTCTGTATTTAACTTCCGTAACTTCTGGGACGGTAGAGCGCAGGAAATCTTCAATGGAGTAAATCAATTTGGGTTAAGAGATCCCAATGCTTATATTTATAAAGCCACTACTCCTGGCCATCTGGAATCTGTAAAAGTTAGCCTCAACCATGCGTCGTTAGCTTCCCAAGCTGTCGGCCCGCCAATCAGTGCTTTTGAGATGTCGGCTGATGGTCGCACCTTTATAGAAATTGGTGATAAGTTTGGGGCAATTGACCATAAATCTTACAGTGTGGGCAAAGGTAAGAAACTACCCAGAGAGACGGCGAAAAAATTACTTCCCCTAAGACCACTAGCTAAACAGATAGTACATCCAGAAGATAGCGTATTAGGCACAGATAGTAGATCACCTCAAACTGGACTGCAAACTTCAACCTATGAACAATTAATTGCCCAAGCATTTAAAAATGAATGGTGGGAATCTAATCGCGTCATCCAAGTGAATGCTAACGGTAGCAAAAATTTCAGTGATAAACCAAACGGCTCCTTACCACATAATAAGTACACACTCATGGAGTACAACTTCCCGCTGTTCTTTGGACTAGCGGTACAACTCTATGAGTCTACACTTATTGCTGACGATACACCTCTTGATCGCTTCTTAGAAGGAGACACCACTGCCCTCAACGAACAGCAGCAGCAAGGAAAACTATTATTTGAAGGCAAAGCTCGCTGCACTACTTGTCACAATGGCGCAGAACTCACAAGAGCTTCAGTTAGTGCTGTGCGGCAACAACGTATCGGGATAATTAATATCCCGAACCGCAGAATTGTCTTTGACAATGGCTTCTTCAATATTGGTGTAAGACCGACTCTAGAAGATGTTGGTGTTGGTGGTAATGATCCCTTTGGCAATCCACTGTCAGAATCGCGATTATCTTTGTTAGGGACGTTTAAGCAATTGCTTGGTTCTGACCCTAATATTCTTGTTACTGCCAATGACTTATTACTTGCAGATGGTAGTTTCAAGACACCGGGACTACGCAACATCGAACTTACAGCACCTTACTTCCATAATGGTGGCTACTTGACTTTGCAACAAGTTGTGGACTTTTACAATCGTGGCGGAGACTTACGTCAGCAAAGCGCCCTTGCCCCATTAAATTTAACGGAACAGGAGAAAGCTCAGTTGGTGGCGTTTCTTCAAGCCTTGACTGATGAGCGAGTTCGCGATGAAAAAGCTCCTTTTGACCATCCACAATTGCTCGTTCTCAATGGACATCCAGGCGACTCTACCTCTGTCACTGACGATGGTACAGGCAAAGCTACAGATAGCTTCCTAGAAATTCCTACTGTGGGTAAGTTTGGTGGCAATGGTACACCTAATTTCTTGGAAGATTAGTAAATTAGCTAGTTTTGCAATTCACTAATATTTTCGTACTACCCCTGTATGTCTACAGGGGTTTTCTGTAGAAAACGGTTGTTGAAATATTTGCATCTTTTATTACTATCTATAGAATTTAATATTAAAAAATTATTAATTTTTAATTGTCGAGTCTAGTTTCGAGATGGTAAAAGATAGAAGTATAAAGTAGTATGTATATCTTATTGACGAAAGTACTTAGTAACAGCTAAATTTCTGGCAGTGAGAGACTATATATTGAGGATAAACTTTAGTTTTAGCTTTCAAAGTTAATTATTTATCAGGAAAATTATATTTTTTAAAAGTTTTTGCCGAAATTGTGTATTTTTTACCATTATCTTTACTCAGCGGGTGACACAATCATACTTACTATTTATTCGCTAAGGAATTGTGAAGAAAAATAATACATAACTGCATAATATCTCTCAAAACTGAAGCCAAAAGTCTGTCAAAGAATATCAGACAACTTCAGGAATTTTTAGGTTGCTTCTACTGATGGCAGCCAAAAATTTTATTGGTAAAAATTAAAAATTAACTCATAATCTTTATCAGGGTTAAAGTAAATGAATAAAGTAACTTTTTATGTAATTTTGTTGCAAGGTTTATTATTAGGAATAGGAACGGCTAATGCTGAGTCTCTACGGGCTAACAAAGAAAATAAAACTTTAAATGTTAACCAAATTGCAGAAATTACAGACAGCAAAAATAGCCAAAAACCTACCTGGAAAAAATTACCATCGCCGCAAGTTTGGGTAATTAATCAAGATAAAAAAGTCCAAAGTCAACCATTTACTTGGGTCGTCAAAAATACCAAGCAAGCAGAAAAACAACCCTTTTTAGAAGTGGGTAAACCCAGCAATAAACCAGAAAAAAAGCCAAATACTCCGGCGAAACCAGCAGCTAAAGATGATTTAGAAGCATTTGATGAAGTAATTAAAGATGCTGAAAAAAAAGAGGGACTATTTACTCTCTATCGCAATTCTAAAAAGAATAAAGTTTACCTAGAAATTAAACTAGAACAGTTAAATAATAATTATTTAGCAACTGCCACATTAGAATCGGGAATTGGTGAACGAGGTATTTATAGCGGTATACCTTTGCAAGATTTTTTGTTTTATTGGCAGCGGGTAGGCGACAAATTACACTTTGTTGTTCGCAACGTTAATTTTCGCACGCGGGATGGAGATCCACAAGCGCGATCGCTGGCTCGGTCATTTAGCGATTCAATTCTCTATATGTTACCAATCAAAAGCGTTCATCCCCAACGCAAAACTATCCTCATCGACCTCAGTGATTTACTCCTTTCCGACTTAGCCGGATTATCTGCAAGTTTAGGTGTGACCGCCACTACAGACCAATCATACTTTGGTGAGGCGAAAGCTTTTCCCCAGAACGTCGAAATTGAGTCGGTATTAAATTTCTCTAGTGGAAGTAGTAGTAGTCGAGATAATCAACGGCTGAATTTCGCCTCCCTCGCTGACGACCGTGGCTTTACTTTACGCGTCCACTACAGTCTTTCACAATTACCCAATAATAATTACCGCCCACGTTTAGCCGACGAACGAGTGGGTTATTTCATCACCGCTTACCAAGACTTAACCAAAGATAGCGGCGACCCCTTTGTGCGTTATGTCAATCGCTGGAATTTAGAAAAAGAAGACCCCAAAGCCAAAATCTCCCGTCCCAAAAAACCAATTGTTTTCTGGATTGATAATGCAGTCCCTTTAGAATATCGTGATGCCATTAAAGAAGGCATATTAATGTGGAATAAAGCTTTTCTCAAAGCCGGATTTAAAGATGCGATTGAAGCCAAACAAATGCCAGATAACGCCACCTGGGATCCAGCGGATATTCGCTACAATACAATTCGCTGGATAAACACAGTCGATGGTTATTTTGCAATGGGGCCATCCCGCGTTAACCCCCTAACCGGAGAAATTTTAGATGCAGACATTTTAGTTGATGCTAGTTTTGTGCGGGCGCTGAAGAGTGAATATCGCAAAATTGTCCAACCTAACGCCAACCAAAATCGCACCTCCCTATCAGCATGGATGCAAAATCGCTTTCTTTGCGGCGGGGAAGCAGCCAAAGACCAAAATTCTCCCCAGCCAGAACAAAACGGGTTATTGCGAAATTTATCCAAACTAGCTGGGGAGTATGACTTGTGTTATGGCATGGAAGCAGCTAATCAATTTGCCTTTGGTTCCTTGGCAATGACGCTGTTAAAAGACGGTACACCCAGCCAAGACCAAGTAAAAGAATATATTAATCAATATTTACGGTTAATTATTGCCCACGAAGTCGGTCACACCCTTGGTTTGCGGCATAACTTCCGGGGTAGTACTTTGTTACCACCCCAGGAGATGAACAATAAAGATGTCACCCACAATAAAGGTTTGACTGCTTCTGTAATGGATTACATTCCGCCAAATATTGCACCCCAAGGCACAAAGCAGGGTGATTATTTTCCGAGTGCGGTGGGGGCTTATGATGATTGGGCAATTCAATATGGTTATATCTCCACCCAAGCAACCACTCCCATTGCCGAAAAACCATTGTTGCAGGAAATTGCCAACCAATCTTATAAGCCAGAGTTGAGTTATTCCACAGACGAGGATGTGTACGACCTCGACCCCACCGCCGATGCTTGGGACAATAGTAACAACGTACTGGTTTATTCCCAATGGCAGTTAGATAATTCACGGGTGATGTGGGATCGTCTGAACAAAGGTTATCCCACAGCCGGGGAAAGCTATAGCGATGTCAGTGAACGCTTTAGTACAGTGTTAGGCAATTATTTCCAGCAAATTTATTATGTGAGTAAATATATTGGCGGACAGTCTTTTTACCGCATCAAAGGCGGTGATGTCGACTCTAGCAAACTGAGTGGACAAAATCGTTTACCATTTCAACCAGTCCCCGTAGAAGAACAACGCCAAGCCTTAAAAACCTTACAAAAGTATGTGTTTGCCGAAGATGCCTTAAAATTTTCCCCAGATTTGTTGAATAAATTAGCACCTTCACGTTGGCGACACTGGGGCAGCTATCCCCGCGTTGGGCGTTTAGATTATCCGATTCACGAGTTGGTTTTATTCTTACAGAGTGCGGTTTTGCGAGATTTACTCTCAGGCGATCGCCTCAACCGTCTCAAAGATTTAGAACTCAAAGCTCAGTCAGGACAAGCACTGACACTGCCAGAATTATTTGATACACTTCAATCAGGTATTTGGACAGAAGTCATCAAACCGCAAAGGTCAGCTTTGCAAATCTCCAGTATGCGGCGAGGTTTGCAACGAGAATACCTGAATCTCTTAATTGGTATGGTGTTGCGTAAAGAATCCGTCCCAGAAGATGCGCGGACTTTAGCTTGGTACAAACTCAAGCAATTAGATGAAAAACTGGCTCAGGTCAGTTCTGACGATGAATATAGCAAAGCCCATATTCTCGAAACACGCGATCGCATTGCTAAAGCCTTGAATGCACAATTACAAGGAAATTGAAGAAGCTAAACTCTTTACACAAAAAGATCCCCGACTTTTCAAAAAAGTCGGGGATCTGAGCCAATCCAATTTTCACAAATCAAATCGGATTACCGTATGTCATTTCTTAATGAAATAGTACAGACTGGAATGTAAATCAATACAGTTCACTTAATATCCCCCGCCTGCTTTTTAAAGGGGGGTTGGGGAATCTAAGAAGAAATTGAACAGTATTGAAAGATAAATTCCAGTAAAGACAACAATCTATGACAATTGAGGTCTCACCCAAGTACAACTTCTTGCCTCGCTTTTACAAATTGGCAAGCATTAGTATGCTATCCAACATGATGGTTCCCCTAGCAGGTTTGGTAGACATCGCCTTTTTGGGACACTTGGCAGATATCCGTCACTTGGCGGGAGTTATTTTAGCAACGATTATTTTTGATTACCTTTACCGGGTGTTGAAATTCCTGCGTTCTAGTGTGAATGCGCTGACTGCACAAGCTGTCGGACTCGATGACCACAAAGCCGTACTCTTAGCTGGGATACGTAGTGGCTTAATTGCGCTGGGAATGGGCTTATTAATTCTGTCCCTACAATACCCATTACAAAAACTTGGCTTTACAATTCTCAGCGGTTCCCCAGACATTGAAATTGCTGGGGCTGATTATTTCCAAGCCAGAATTTGGGGAGCGCCAGCCGTGCTGCTGAATTTTGTCTTAATTGGCTGGTTTATGGGGCAAGAAAAGAATAGTGTAGTCTTGCTCATGTCTGTGATTGGTAACGGTTCTAATGTGGTCTTGGACTATTTGATGATTTCGCTGTGGGGTTGGGAAAGTATGGGAGCCGGACTAGCCACAGCGATTAGTCAATATCTGGCGCTAGTGACTGGCGTGATATATGCCTGCTTTAGTATTCCCTGGCAAACTGTACCCGCTGCTTTACAAGAAGTATTTGATTGGGTAGCCTTGAAAGATACTGTAGCGCTCAAGAGTAACATTCTCATTCGCTTTGTTGTGCTGATTTCCACTTATGCCATCTTCACCAACTTGAGCGCAGCAATGGGAACAGAAATCTTAGCCGAAAATGGGTTGTTATTACAGATTGCTTTGCTAAGTCAGTTTACAGTCCAAGGTGTGGGAATGACCACTCAAACACTCACTGGGAACTTTTATAGCAAAGGTGCTAAAGAACAGATGAGTTCACTACTGACTGTCTCAATATTAACCAGTTTGGTAATTGCATTGGGTTTTGCTGCCGTGTCTGTACTGTTTCCTGATACAGTATTTGGACTCTTAACTAATCACGCCGAAGTTAACAAACATATCAGTACTTATACAATTTGGTTATTGCCACTTTTAGGATTAACCGCCGTTGCCTTTATGTTGGAAGGTTATTTCATCGGCTTAAAAGAAGGTGCAACCCTACGTAATGCAGTCTTAATTGCCTTTGGATTGGGCTTTTTGCCTGTAGCAATTACAGCTTCGTATCTTCACAATAACCAACTATTGTGGATGTCGCTGGTAGCTTATATGGCAGTTAATTTAACAGTATTGGCAGTACAAATACCCCGCACATTTGGTAGCCCAACTCTAGAAAATCAGCAACCACTACCATCTAGTTAGTTAAGGCAGAAAATTGCACGCAGATATACTACTAATATTAAAAACAATTCTTACTTTTGCCTTTTGCCTTTTGCCATAAATCATGACTCCAGTAGATATTCTCATTCTCTCCAATGGCCCTGGAGAAATTACAACCTGGGTGCGTCCAGTTGTCCAAGCATTACGCCAACAACTAGGAGATGACCGTTCTTTAGTCAGAATTTCTGTAGTCTTATCACCTTGCCCAAATGCTAGTGGTAAAGAAGCTGCGATCGCATTATCCTACCCAGAAGTTGATAGAGTTCAGGGAGTAGAACATTTTTGGCAATTTTTACTTTGGGGAAAAACCTATGAAAATTGGGATTGGAGAAGCCACGGTGTCGTAGTTTTCCTGGGTGGCGATCAAATTTTTCCGGTGATTATTGGCAAAAAACTTGGATATCGCACCGTGGTTTACGCTGAATGGGAAGCGCGGTGGCATAACTTAATTGATCGCTTTGGTGTCATGAAAGCAAAAGTCGCTGAAAAAGTCTCTCAAAAATACGCCCATAAATTTACAGTCGTCGGCGACTTAATGCTAGAAGCCGCCACAAATGACAAAGGACAAATTACAAATGACCAAAAACAAACTCAAATCATCGGCCTTCTCCCAGGTTCAAAAGCCGCCAAACTGACTCAAGGAATTCCCTTAACTTTAGCCATTGCTGAATACATTCACACCAAACAGCCACAACTCAAGTTTGTCATTCCCGTAGCGCCAACTTTGGATTTACCAACCTTAGTCAGCTTTGCTGATCCTCGAAAAAACCCTTTTACCGAAACTTTTAAATTTTCTGGTGCTTCTTTAGTGATGCCAGAACAAAATCATGAGTACCCGTTATTGAAAACAGATCAAGGATTAAACATCGAACTACACCAAGAAAATCCTGCATACAGCATCTTATCGCAATGTAGTATCTGCTTAACGACAGTCGGTGCAAATACAGCAGAACTTGGATCTTTAGGCGTACCAATGATTGTGTTACTACCAACGCAACAGCTTGATGCTATGCGTTCTTGGGATGGTCTACCTGGATTATTAGCGAATTTGCCGGGATTGGGTACAACATTTGCCAAATTAATTAACTGGCTATTTCTGCGACGCAAGGGTTTATTAGCATGGCCAAATATCTGGGCGGAATCAGAAATAGTCCCAGAACTTGTAGGTCAATTGCAACCGCAAGAAATTGGCGAAATGGTATTAGACTTGTTAGCGCATCCAGAAAAATTGGATGCGATGCGTCACAATCTCAGACGCGTTCGCGGTGAAAGTGGCGCAGCACAAAAAATAGCGCAGATTGTTTGTGAGGAAATTGAGTCTTAATCTGAAGACTGACCATCTCGTCGCCCCAGTTCATAAATCCCAGAACCCATACAAGCCAGTATCCCCATACTAATTGCCCAACTCCTACCTAAGCTGATTTCTACACCCCAGTTACATAAAGTACCTATGCCTAAAAATGGCAGGATGCTAAATAATGAGGCATAAAAAGCGTTTTGAGATTCTCTGGCTTTGCGAGTCTTTTCAAATTCCGTCTGGCTAGTATAAAGCGATCGCTCGGCAAAATTAAACCAGCGGTTCAATTGCTCAATTACCCATTCACTACACGGGAAAAAACCTAAGTACAGCGCTAAAGACCACAGACTAGCGCCCGCGATCGCAACGGTATCTACTTCAAAAGAGAAAGGTAATATATCAGTCAGCATGGCTTGGGTGCGTCCTGCAAATGGTCATCTTGGCCTTTTTTCAAGCTCAATTGACCTATTCAGCAATTTTAAGCATAAATGCCTGCACGATTTCAACTATCTAGAGCAAAAAGTCACCGTTCACAAGATACAGGAAATAGTCAGCAGGCAATATTTTTCTCAGTTCCTGATTCTCTAGTGCTACTTACGTATATACATAAGTATGGCTACAGTTCCTATGGCTGCAAACTACCAGTAGATAAGAGATAGCAACTAAGCGCATAGTGTAAAAAATATGTTTATCTAGTAAAAAATCTGCAAAATTGCCACTTGAACCTAATTTTTTAATTCCAACATCTGATAACATAATCGAGGCAATGCCTTGGCTATTATCCTTAACCCACAAGTAATTTTAGTAAATTCATCAAACAAAATAACATTGTGATGTAAAAAATTAGCATAAATAATCAAAATTAAAAATTAAAAACAAAATTGCATTTTCTGGCATTAATTAAGAGCTAAATCATCGGGACTTTCTGAAAAGTTTGCAGATAATACTGTGAAAATAAGGAATCAAATAATGGGTCAAAGACCAAAAAAAGTATTGCTTTCTGGAGCTACACTATTAGTATTTGGTTTAGGTGTTGTTGGTTTCAGCACTTTAGGGTCAAATGTAGAAACGGTTACAGCCAGAGAAGTGCAACAAAGAACAGCCACCAGAAGCAATGGTTGGTTAGCCGCTTCTTTTCCGGTAGAAAACTTTCAAGCATACACATCACCCTTTGGTTATCGCCGTTCTGCGACGGGTGGGTCTAATTGGGAATTTCACGGCGGCTTAGATATAGCTGCACCACAAGGTAGTTATATTCGCAATTGGTGGGTAGGGACAGTAGTTAAAGTGGCCGATCGCACTGCTTGCGGAACTCACATAGTTATTAAATCCGGCGAGTGGGAACATACCTATTGCCATTTGGAAGGTCATGTAGAAACTGCATCTGGTCGGCGTTACTTGATAGATAGGGCTGGTGGAATTCAGATTTGGGAAGGTCAAGTAATTCCCACTGGAGTCAGGATTGCTCGTGTGGGTATGACAGGACGCACCACCGGGCCGCATCTCCATTGGGGACTGAAATATGCAAATAACTATGTAGACCCTGCTTTAGTGTTACGAGAAATGTTTACTCAGCAACAAATTGCCAGCCGAGAGTCAAAAATTATTATTCAAGAGTCAAAAAATCAGCGCGATTCTGGTTATTAAAATAGACTTCATCAGTCATAATCCTGGCTCCTAACTCCTGAATTACATTTTGGCATTTTGGCACATTGACAACTGTAAATGTTGCTATGCTATTTGAGAGAAAAACATCCTAAATTAGAGCAATATTAATTATGTCCTCTGGTATCAACCAGGGGATTTTTTATCTTCAAATCTAAAAAAGTATTAGAACATAACAGTAAAAAATAAATTCTCATACTAACAGTCACAGCAAATAATTTGGTATATATGTCAACAAAAAGACTGGATTGTTATCTCTTAGGAAATAATGAATGACTACATACAGTTGTTAGTTAAATAGATGGGCATAAAGAAATCTCATATCCTCCCTCATTGCAAGGGAAGCAAAGCAATTGCATAGTCTCTGGGATTGCTTCGCTTCTCTGCGAGACGCTAACGCGAACGCTCGCAATGACATTTTATATTTAATTATGCCGACCTACTTAATCAACTAAAAAATATTTTTTGCCAACTAATTATACAGTGACGTATATCTGATGACAGAGAAGGAACTTACTCCGAGGGATTGAGGAAAATTTTAGCAAAAAAGGATAGGAATAGAAGTATTGAACTCAATAAAATTGTAATCACAAGATTTTACTTAATAGGAGAAGTTAAAATGGTTGTTGGTGTACGGAGACGGTCTATAGGCGTATTTTCTAATCGTAGAGATGCCGAAGAAGCATTACATGAATTGAGAAATTCTGGCTTTCCGATGGATAGAGTTTCTGTGATTGCCAGAGATGCAGACGGCAAAGATGATATTGCTGGTACCCAAGTCAGCGATCGCATCGGCGATAAATCTGACGAAGGTGCGAGAGTTGGTGCAGCTACAGGCGGCGCTTTAGGTGGTTTAACAGGCTTATTAGTTGGTCTTGGCACTTTGGCAATCCCTGGTATTGGGCCAATTATGTTGGCAGGTGCAACAGCAACTGCGATCGCCACTACTATTGCTGGGGCTGGTATTGGTGCAGTAGCTGGTAGTTTAATTGGTGCCTTAATTGGTTTAGGAATCCCCGAAGAACGCGCCAGAGTTTATAACGATCGCGTCCAACGAGGCGGCTATTTAGTCATCGTAGATGGCACAGATGATGAAATCGCTAGAGCAGAAGCCATCCTCCATCGTCGGGGAATTGAAGAATATGGTATTTACGACCATCCCCATACCCATGAAGTTCAGCGGGAAACTGGTTA
This window of the Nostoc sp. HK-01 genome carries:
- a CDS encoding peptidase M23B, whose protein sequence is MGQRPKKVLLSGATLLVFGLGVVGFSTLGSNVETVTAREVQQRTATRSNGWLAASFPVENFQAYTSPFGYRRSATGGSNWEFHGGLDIAAPQGSYIRNWWVGTVVKVADRTACGTHIVIKSGEWEHTYCHLEGHVETASGRRYLIDRAGGIQIWEGQVIPTGVRIARVGMTGRTTGPHLHWGLKYANNYVDPALVLREMFTQQQIASRESKIIIQESKNQRDSGY
- a CDS encoding MATE efflux family protein; this encodes MTIEVSPKYNFLPRFYKLASISMLSNMMVPLAGLVDIAFLGHLADIRHLAGVILATIIFDYLYRVLKFLRSSVNALTAQAVGLDDHKAVLLAGIRSGLIALGMGLLILSLQYPLQKLGFTILSGSPDIEIAGADYFQARIWGAPAVLLNFVLIGWFMGQEKNSVVLLMSVIGNGSNVVLDYLMISLWGWESMGAGLATAISQYLALVTGVIYACFSIPWQTVPAALQEVFDWVALKDTVALKSNILIRFVVLISTYAIFTNLSAAMGTEILAENGLLLQIALLSQFTVQGVGMTTQTLTGNFYSKGAKEQMSSLLTVSILTSLVIALGFAAVSVLFPDTVFGLLTNHAEVNKHISTYTIWLLPLLGLTAVAFMLEGYFIGLKEGATLRNAVLIAFGLGFLPVAITASYLHNNQLLWMSLVAYMAVNLTVLAVQIPRTFGSPTLENQQPLPSS